A single region of the Methanofollis sp. genome encodes:
- a CDS encoding YkgJ family cysteine cluster protein yields the protein MDHHQQAPAPTDRFGQMIADIEAETDALLGYPDADLVRIIREVGFSCTCCGRCCTRELNDHVFLLDDDTEQVKTIDPSVLMPAPYFEFCDQNGTFYVSGYALRTRDDGTCVFLSEERRCTIYDRRMAICRVYPYMLHREEGEDGTVDWRQISGLNQHGEYYASIGEDEAREIAREVRAYEEAYLDQEVAFLRCLHDYFAANDLRHIQKVYDRQMAAFRKGVPVPVRVCCRGAFEEMTAVCGDYGVTSRRVGKVRRA from the coding sequence ATGGACCATCACCAGCAAGCTCCCGCCCCGACAGACCGTTTTGGCCAGATGATCGCCGACATCGAGGCTGAGACCGATGCGCTCCTCGGTTACCCTGATGCAGACCTCGTCCGTATCATCAGAGAGGTGGGGTTCTCCTGCACCTGTTGCGGCAGGTGCTGCACGCGGGAGCTTAACGACCATGTCTTTCTCCTCGATGACGACACCGAGCAGGTGAAGACGATAGACCCTTCTGTCCTGATGCCCGCGCCGTACTTCGAGTTCTGTGATCAGAACGGGACGTTTTATGTCTCCGGCTATGCGCTGCGGACACGGGACGACGGGACATGCGTCTTTCTCTCTGAGGAGAGGCGGTGCACCATCTATGACCGCCGGATGGCCATCTGCAGGGTGTACCCCTACATGCTCCACCGCGAGGAGGGGGAGGATGGCACCGTGGACTGGCGGCAGATCAGCGGACTCAACCAGCACGGCGAATATTATGCCTCAATCGGGGAGGATGAGGCGCGCGAGATCGCCCGTGAGGTGAGGGCCTATGAAGAGGCGTACCTTGATCAGGAAGTGGCGTTTCTCAGGTGCCTTCATGACTACTTCGCCGCCAATGATCTGCGGCATATCCAGAAGGTCTATGACCGGCAGATGGCCGCATTCCGGAAGGGGGTGCCGGTGCCGGTGCGTGTCTGCTGCCGGGGGGCATTCGAGGAGATGACGGCCGTCTGCGGGGATTATGGCGTGACATCTCGCAGGGTTGGGAAGGTCAGGCGTGCCTGA